The Methanobacterium lacus genome includes a region encoding these proteins:
- a CDS encoding histidine kinase dimerization/phosphoacceptor domain -containing protein: MEPIRILLVEDVELDAELTERELKRTNLNYVSKRVEEESDFIDLLKSFKPDIILADHSLPNFDGVTALKITKEKCPETPFIFVSGKIGEDFAVEMLKEGATDYVLKSNLPKLGHAVQRALKEFNEQVELKFAQEALLESENKYRTLFEKNKHPIIVFDDKGNFTDSNEAALMFMETNKEHLLTKNLSDVILYSDDVETIGSEEFWNKKDNLEVTFEIKGKLKILELTLTPVYLNTETIVFGVGTDITKRKIDEEKILNSLKEKELLLREIHHRVKNNLQIISTLLTLQSSQNNNVNVDDLYRESQNRIQSISLIHENLYHSKDLANINFEIYAKGLIMDLFDSYGMDSQKVRLNLDIDNITMGIETAIPCGLIINELVSNSLKHGFSDFKTGEVNVKLHRIQDGKFSLVISDTGRPFPENINLVNNETLGLELIKNLVNQLDAQLKFDRDKKEFNIIFKELEYKERI, translated from the coding sequence ATGGAACCGATTAGGATATTGTTGGTTGAAGATGTTGAGTTAGATGCAGAATTAACAGAACGCGAACTCAAACGAACCAACCTTAATTATGTATCAAAAAGGGTAGAGGAAGAATCTGATTTTATAGATCTTTTAAAATCATTTAAACCGGACATAATTCTTGCTGATCATTCTCTGCCAAATTTTGATGGTGTAACAGCCCTTAAAATTACAAAGGAAAAATGTCCAGAAACTCCATTCATATTTGTTAGTGGTAAAATTGGTGAAGACTTCGCTGTTGAAATGTTGAAAGAAGGTGCCACAGACTACGTTCTTAAAAGTAACCTGCCCAAACTTGGCCATGCTGTTCAGCGAGCTCTTAAAGAATTTAATGAACAAGTTGAACTTAAATTTGCTCAGGAAGCACTTCTAGAAAGTGAGAACAAGTACCGCACATTATTTGAAAAAAATAAACATCCAATAATAGTTTTTGATGATAAGGGAAACTTCACAGATTCAAATGAAGCTGCACTCATGTTCATGGAGACCAACAAGGAGCATCTTCTCACCAAAAATTTATCTGACGTTATATTATATTCTGATGATGTGGAAACTATTGGAAGTGAAGAATTTTGGAATAAAAAGGATAATTTAGAAGTTACCTTTGAAATTAAAGGAAAGCTTAAAATTTTAGAACTCACACTCACTCCAGTGTACCTCAACACTGAGACCATAGTGTTTGGTGTGGGTACAGATATAACTAAACGTAAAATTGATGAGGAAAAGATTTTAAATTCCTTGAAGGAAAAGGAGTTGCTCTTAAGAGAAATTCATCACAGGGTTAAAAATAATCTGCAGATAATATCCACTTTACTCACACTTCAATCTTCACAAAACAACAACGTCAATGTTGATGACCTTTACAGAGAAAGCCAAAACCGTATACAATCCATATCCTTGATCCATGAGAATTTGTATCATTCAAAGGATCTCGCAAACATAAACTTTGAAATCTATGCAAAGGGTTTGATAATGGATTTGTTCGATTCTTACGGTATGGATTCCCAAAAAGTAAGGTTAAACCTTGACATTGATAATATAACCATGGGAATTGAAACTGCAATTCCATGTGGACTTATAATAAATGAACTCGTATCAAACTCCCTTAAACATGGTTTTTCAGACTTCAAAACCGGTGAAGTAAATGTAAAACTCCACAGAATTCAAGATGGAAAATTTTCACTTGTTATTAGCGATACAGGAAGACCATTTCCAGAAAATATAAATCTAGTTAACAACGAAACTTTAGGATTAGAACTTATTAAAAATCTAGTAAATCAGCTTGATGCTCAACTTAAATTTGACAGAGACAAGAAGGAATTCAACATAATTTTTAAGGAACTCGAATACAAGGAGAGAATTTAA
- the wtpB gene encoding tungstate ABC transporter permease WtpB: MKKYDYTTIFFAIMGSFLVLFILIPILNLMVSSNLGAISANLHDPQVISSLFVSVYSALIATIIALIFGVPLAYILARHDFFGKGLVESIIDIPIVIPHTVTGIALLLIFTSTGIIGAPLSKLGIIFTNSISGIILAMLFVSASFVVNSAREGFESVDPRMEKVARTLGSGTLRTFFVISFPLALRSIVVGAILCWARAISEFGAIIILAFYPLAASTLIYERFVQFGLSDSTPVAIILISICLALFIVVRLLIKGWRSYDKN; this comes from the coding sequence ATGAAAAAATACGATTATACAACCATTTTCTTCGCAATCATGGGATCATTTCTGGTTCTGTTTATTCTTATACCCATCTTGAACTTGATGGTTTCATCAAACTTGGGAGCTATAAGTGCCAATCTGCATGACCCTCAAGTAATTTCATCCTTATTTGTAAGTGTGTACTCTGCATTGATTGCAACTATAATAGCCCTGATATTTGGAGTTCCTTTGGCATATATCCTTGCAAGACATGATTTCTTTGGTAAGGGTTTGGTAGAATCAATTATTGATATCCCAATTGTTATTCCACATACTGTTACTGGTATAGCTCTTCTTTTGATTTTTACTTCCACAGGAATAATAGGAGCGCCATTGAGTAAGTTGGGAATAATTTTTACTAATTCCATTTCTGGAATTATTTTAGCCATGCTTTTTGTTAGTGCTTCATTTGTTGTGAATTCTGCAAGGGAAGGATTTGAAAGTGTTGATCCTAGAATGGAAAAGGTTGCACGCACATTGGGTTCTGGAACACTTAGAACATTCTTTGTGATTTCATTTCCATTGGCACTTAGAAGTATTGTTGTGGGAGCGATACTTTGTTGGGCAAGGGCCATAAGTGAATTTGGTGCCATTATTATACTGGCTTTTTATCCACTTGCAGCATCAACCCTGATTTATGAGAGGTTTGTGCAGTTTGGACTTTCAGACTCTACTCCCGTTGCAATTATCCTCATATCTATTTGTTTAGCCCTGTTCATTGTAGTCAGACTTTTGATAAAAGGATGGAGATCCTATGATAAAAATTGA
- a CDS encoding response regulator → MSLDETEILLVEDNPTDAELTMRALKKKNLINKLVWVKDGAEALDFIFAKGEFSDRNPEDLPKLILLDLRMPKVDGLEVLHKIKENENTKNIPVVVLTSSKEDRDIVESYKLGVNSYVSKPVEFDEFIEAVSTMGFYWILINKPPSEVPHGTD, encoded by the coding sequence ATGAGTTTGGATGAAACTGAAATTCTACTGGTTGAAGACAATCCCACAGATGCTGAACTCACAATGAGGGCTTTAAAAAAGAAAAATCTGATTAACAAATTGGTATGGGTTAAAGATGGAGCCGAAGCTTTGGATTTCATATTTGCGAAGGGAGAGTTTTCAGATAGAAATCCCGAAGATCTGCCCAAACTCATACTTCTTGATCTTAGAATGCCCAAGGTAGATGGTTTAGAGGTTCTTCACAAAATTAAGGAAAATGAAAACACAAAAAACATTCCTGTGGTTGTTTTAACATCTTCCAAGGAAGATCGGGATATTGTGGAAAGTTACAAATTGGGAGTTAACAGCTACGTAAGCAAACCAGTTGAATTTGATGAATTCATCGAAGCTGTTTCTACCATGGGATTTTACTGGATACTCATAAACAAACCACCTTCAGAGGTACCTCATGGAACCGATTAG
- a CDS encoding TOBE domain-containing protein, with translation MKISARNVVEGTVEGVEEGAVMANVKIKIESPDVITAIITKESIKDLDIKVGDTVKAIIKSTEVMIAKE, from the coding sequence ATGAAAATCAGTGCAAGAAATGTTGTGGAAGGAACCGTTGAAGGAGTGGAAGAAGGGGCTGTGATGGCAAATGTCAAAATTAAAATTGAAAGTCCCGATGTAATTACAGCTATTATTACCAAGGAATCTATAAAAGATCTTGATATTAAAGTGGGTGACACTGTAAAAGCCATAATTAAATCCACGGAAGTAATGATAGCGAAGGAATAA
- a CDS encoding MFS transporter → MEADTHNDKNLKLTALIVVCIGSFLIPFMGSSLNIVLPVIQNELSVNLIILSWIPTVFVLANAATILPLGRLGDIIGRKKVYAYGMVIYTVASLLAGLSTSGIMLVCFSFMQGIGCAMIFASAVALLSSVYPSNQRGEALGAYITAVYIGLFLGPLLGGFLANNIGWRSIFLFNVPVGIISLILIKFKLHGDWKGYDGEKFEKSGSVIYIIALLAILYGISSFQTNLGKLILLAGIFGLAIFILKERGSKNPILRLNIFKKRVSSFSALALLLMNIATTSMWAILSLYFQDILSLSPLTTAMILSVQPLMVALLSVPVGRLADRVENRTFSIAGMILVTLGLIIFSTLQPQTELYIPIIGLILVGIGLGLFNSPTTNKFMGSIEGRDYGMAGATLSTMIYVGQTLSLSIMLFIFSIYIGNVQINNSNFSLYLLSLKTAFTAFAIITGLGTIITLLIGKNNLKKIKSDQYTKKLD, encoded by the coding sequence ATGGAAGCTGATACTCATAATGATAAAAATTTGAAATTAACTGCCTTGATTGTTGTATGTATTGGATCATTTCTCATTCCATTCATGGGATCGTCCCTTAACATTGTGCTTCCAGTTATACAGAATGAGCTTTCTGTAAACTTAATAATTCTAAGCTGGATACCAACTGTGTTCGTACTTGCAAATGCTGCAACTATCCTGCCATTAGGACGTTTAGGAGATATAATCGGCCGAAAAAAAGTTTATGCCTATGGTATGGTTATTTACACCGTAGCATCACTACTTGCAGGATTATCAACATCAGGCATCATGCTTGTGTGCTTCAGTTTCATGCAAGGAATTGGATGTGCCATGATCTTCGCATCAGCAGTGGCCTTACTCAGCAGTGTGTATCCATCAAACCAACGTGGTGAAGCCCTTGGAGCTTACATCACAGCAGTATATATTGGACTATTTTTAGGACCACTACTCGGAGGTTTTTTAGCTAATAACATTGGATGGAGAAGTATATTCCTCTTTAACGTACCTGTAGGAATTATAAGCTTGATACTAATTAAATTCAAACTACATGGAGATTGGAAGGGCTATGATGGCGAGAAATTTGAGAAAAGTGGTTCGGTAATATATATAATTGCACTTCTTGCAATATTGTATGGAATTTCCAGCTTCCAAACCAATTTAGGAAAGTTGATTCTTTTAGCAGGAATATTTGGCCTTGCAATTTTCATACTCAAGGAGAGGGGATCTAAAAATCCAATTTTAAGGCTCAATATCTTTAAAAAGAGAGTATCATCCTTTTCAGCACTTGCACTTCTCCTTATGAATATTGCAACCACGTCTATGTGGGCAATTTTAAGTCTGTACTTTCAGGATATACTATCTTTAAGTCCACTCACAACTGCCATGATACTTTCAGTTCAACCCCTCATGGTTGCATTGTTATCTGTGCCAGTGGGAAGACTGGCTGATAGAGTGGAAAACAGAACATTTTCAATTGCTGGAATGATTCTTGTTACATTAGGCCTCATAATATTTTCAACTTTACAACCTCAAACAGAACTTTACATCCCCATAATTGGCTTGATCCTTGTGGGTATTGGTTTGGGGCTCTTCAACTCTCCCACAACCAACAAGTTCATGGGAAGTATTGAAGGCAGAGACTATGGTATGGCAGGCGCAACACTCTCAACCATGATCTACGTTGGACAAACACTGAGCTTAAGCATCATGCTATTTATATTTTCAATCTACATTGGTAATGTCCAGATAAACAATTCAAACTTTTCACTCTACCTTTTAAGCTTAAAAACAGCATTCACAGCATTTGCAATAATTACAGGTTTAGGAACTATTATAACACTACTGATTGGCAAAAACAATCTAAAAAAGATTAAATCAGATCAGTACACCAAAAAATTAGACTAA
- a CDS encoding sensor histidine kinase has product MISGFLIAIPSLDPIYNILGRGDYFILLLLLLVILMVALLTERVEKVRTLNKLNQELKTEAMKLEDANNELEAFAYSVSHDLRVPLRAIDGFSRIVIEDYEKELDEEGVRLLNVIRDNTKKMGQLIDDILLLSRAGRQEMNNSKLDMTSLAKNVYNEFQQDVSSRNIDFVVEDMPPVDADRALMTQVLTNLIGNAIKFTKKTENPRIELGYTEDEANYIYHVKDNGAGFNMKYYDKLFGLFQRLHSQEEFEGTGVGLSIVQRIISRHNGRVWGEGEVGKGATIYFSLPKTK; this is encoded by the coding sequence ATGATTAGCGGGTTTTTAATCGCAATTCCATCTTTGGATCCTATTTATAACATTTTAGGTAGGGGAGATTATTTCATACTTCTTCTTCTGTTACTTGTAATACTGATGGTGGCACTGTTAACTGAACGTGTTGAAAAGGTTAGAACCCTTAACAAATTGAATCAAGAACTTAAAACGGAAGCAATGAAGCTTGAAGATGCAAACAACGAACTTGAAGCCTTCGCATATTCTGTTTCACACGATCTAAGAGTACCATTAAGAGCTATTGACGGTTTTTCTCGAATAGTAATTGAAGATTATGAAAAAGAACTTGATGAAGAAGGTGTGAGACTTTTAAATGTCATACGTGATAACACTAAGAAAATGGGTCAGTTAATAGACGACATTTTATTACTATCACGTGCAGGACGTCAGGAAATGAACAACAGCAAGTTGGATATGACATCACTTGCTAAAAATGTTTACAATGAATTTCAACAGGATGTAAGCTCCAGAAACATTGACTTTGTTGTTGAGGATATGCCTCCAGTTGATGCTGACAGGGCACTTATGACACAGGTTTTAACCAATTTAATTGGAAATGCCATTAAATTCACCAAAAAAACAGAAAATCCTAGAATAGAGTTAGGTTACACCGAAGATGAAGCCAATTACATTTACCATGTTAAGGATAATGGTGCAGGTTTTAATATGAAGTACTACGATAAACTCTTCGGCCTTTTCCAAAGACTTCACAGCCAAGAAGAATTTGAAGGTACTGGTGTGGGATTATCAATCGTTCAAAGAATCATAAGCAGACATAATGGACGTGTTTGGGGTGAAGGTGAAGTTGGAAAGGGCGCAACAATTTATTTTTCACTACCTAAAACTAAATAA
- a CDS encoding MBL fold metallo-hydrolase: MAVVFATITQKRMTGGFRLEDFEGKNIHVDPGPGALVRTYQFGLSPMKINILMVSHCHTDHYTDAEVLLEAMTRGMTRKKGTIVGSTSVINGYERWGPCISKYHLSKPEVVTLEHGEEHRSDKLRITATRTVHGDPKAVGFKISGPDLTVSYTSDTEYTPDLHLDHKGVDVLIASIIRSGSERIRGHMSVDDFITLINEVKPKLAIMTHLGMKFIMESPEREAQRVTKETGVKTLAARDGMKIELDDLVTKQHTLDQF, translated from the coding sequence GTGGCGGTCGTTTTCGCCACAATAACCCAGAAGAGGATGACAGGCGGATTTAGATTAGAAGATTTTGAAGGGAAAAATATTCATGTAGATCCTGGTCCAGGTGCACTGGTACGTACCTACCAGTTTGGACTTAGTCCCATGAAGATAAATATTCTCATGGTTTCACACTGCCACACAGACCATTATACTGATGCTGAAGTACTTTTAGAAGCAATGACTCGAGGTATGACACGTAAAAAGGGAACAATTGTTGGCAGCACCAGTGTTATCAATGGATATGAAAGGTGGGGTCCATGTATCTCCAAGTATCATCTAAGCAAACCAGAGGTAGTGACTCTGGAACATGGAGAAGAACACAGATCAGATAAGCTTAGAATAACTGCTACGAGGACTGTGCACGGTGATCCTAAGGCTGTGGGTTTTAAGATATCAGGTCCGGATCTAACAGTTTCTTACACATCTGATACAGAGTACACTCCTGATCTACATTTGGATCATAAAGGTGTTGATGTTTTAATAGCAAGCATCATAAGGTCGGGTAGTGAAAGAATAAGGGGGCACATGTCAGTGGATGATTTCATAACCTTGATCAATGAGGTAAAACCTAAACTAGCAATTATGACTCATTTAGGGATGAAATTCATAATGGAATCTCCTGAAAGGGAAGCTCAACGGGTTACAAAGGAGACGGGAGTGAAAACCTTGGCAGCTAGAGATGGTATGAAAATTGAATTGGATGACCTTGTAACCAAACAACACACACTTGACCAGTTTTAA
- a CDS encoding methanogen output domain 1-containing protein, with the protein MSNERIMIVEDESIVAMGIKHKLEDLGYDVVGIVATGEGAVTTALKTVPDLILMDIVLKGDLDGIEAAQQIHKHQDTPIIYITAYSDEEVLERARITEPYGYILKPFKKSEINANIQMAIYKHKKDRKRSEETKKRVLADFYDFILTAMPTCSTDSDMEMRQLLLRVFAERLDDDLYPKFVEELNPDEIEDADELFETYVAWLANLFGDFGIKTIVTEEGDRIYLEFLNCPWPEDAKKKPIFCLNCQAMINRSFNWTGLRGSIERRSSITDGSESCVFKFNKIE; encoded by the coding sequence ATGTCTAACGAAAGAATAATGATCGTGGAAGATGAAAGCATCGTTGCCATGGGAATAAAACATAAATTAGAGGATCTTGGCTACGATGTTGTGGGTATAGTTGCCACAGGCGAAGGTGCTGTTACAACAGCTCTTAAAACTGTGCCAGATCTTATACTGATGGACATAGTTCTTAAAGGAGATCTAGATGGTATTGAAGCAGCTCAACAGATTCACAAACATCAAGATACTCCAATAATTTACATTACTGCTTACTCCGATGAAGAAGTTTTAGAACGGGCCAGAATAACTGAACCGTACGGTTACATATTAAAACCATTTAAAAAGAGTGAGATAAATGCCAACATTCAAATGGCCATCTACAAACATAAAAAGGACAGGAAAAGGAGTGAAGAAACCAAAAAAAGAGTTCTTGCAGACTTTTACGATTTCATACTAACTGCAATGCCCACTTGCAGCACAGATTCAGACATGGAAATGAGACAATTGCTTTTAAGAGTTTTTGCAGAACGTTTGGATGATGATCTCTATCCTAAATTTGTTGAAGAACTGAATCCAGATGAGATTGAAGATGCAGATGAACTGTTTGAAACTTACGTTGCTTGGCTTGCAAACTTATTTGGAGACTTTGGAATCAAAACCATCGTAACAGAAGAGGGTGACAGGATCTACCTAGAATTTTTGAACTGCCCATGGCCAGAAGATGCCAAGAAAAAACCAATCTTTTGCCTGAACTGCCAGGCCATGATAAACAGAAGTTTCAACTGGACAGGATTAAGGGGAAGTATCGAGAGGAGATCCTCCATAACTGATGGGTCAGAATCCTGCGTATTCAAATTCAACAAAATTGAATGA
- a CDS encoding DUF2121 family protein — translation MSLIVTYIGSKGCIMAGDKRRIGFYGSPEARETLEDELYAGKIKTEEDLIKKAEEQGINLKISDDTTKIREMDNVLVGEVISRATHETKRKRIYAISGAYSMVELTGSNIDTVKSGGRSIIVYGNKYTQELAEKTIKKYWKPKMKFVDVERIMELVMSEVSENTPSVSKSFDLMIKYNSMDQKLAKEVIRTTVLEDVKNLEAFRNQLREENIKATKNIQMATKIVIEGNIGTVTRVNGNDVEIILDQTVEALDFNWEPVAKPAERVILTSENPQNVVMGDLAVIENENLCIKRTKESLNCGFILCRSDD, via the coding sequence ATGAGTCTTATAGTAACTTATATTGGAAGTAAAGGATGTATAATGGCTGGGGACAAGAGGAGAATAGGTTTTTATGGTTCGCCTGAAGCCCGGGAAACTCTTGAAGATGAGCTATACGCTGGAAAGATCAAAACCGAAGAAGATCTGATTAAAAAGGCAGAAGAACAAGGGATTAACCTTAAAATTTCTGATGACACAACAAAAATACGTGAAATGGATAATGTACTGGTAGGCGAGGTTATATCTAGAGCAACCCACGAAACTAAGCGTAAAAGAATTTACGCCATATCCGGAGCTTACAGCATGGTTGAACTCACTGGTTCAAATATTGATACTGTTAAAAGTGGTGGAAGATCCATAATTGTCTACGGTAACAAGTATACACAGGAACTTGCTGAAAAAACCATTAAAAAGTATTGGAAACCTAAAATGAAGTTTGTAGATGTTGAAAGGATCATGGAACTTGTTATGAGCGAAGTTTCTGAAAACACACCCTCTGTGAGTAAAAGCTTCGATTTGATGATAAAGTACAATTCAATGGATCAAAAGTTGGCCAAGGAAGTGATAAGGACAACTGTTCTTGAAGATGTTAAGAATCTGGAAGCCTTCAGAAACCAGTTGAGGGAAGAGAATATTAAAGCTACCAAGAACATTCAGATGGCCACTAAAATTGTGATTGAGGGAAATATTGGTACTGTGACACGGGTAAATGGCAATGATGTCGAAATAATACTCGATCAAACTGTGGAAGCACTTGATTTCAACTGGGAACCCGTTGCTAAACCTGCAGAGCGTGTTATATTGACTTCAGAAAATCCTCAAAATGTTGTGATGGGTGATCTTGCAGTGATCGAAAACGAAAATCTGTGCATTAAACGAACCAAGGAAAGTTTGAACTGTGGATTTATCCTCTGCAGATCAGATGATTAA
- a CDS encoding copper-translocating P-type ATPase: MDHDGSMDMGHADHETMGKCVVCGGDLDEKHRLKGGHVHSNMIDDLKKRFWISLIFTVPILALSPTIQELVGLNNSFTFTGDLFLLFILASFVYFYGGYPFFKGFYSEIVSRKPGMDMLISVAITSAYIYSSAVVFGLNGEVFFWELATLIDIMLIGHWLEMRSVMGASQALEELVKLMPKKAHKILTDKSTSDVPLAELQINDHVLVKPGEKVPVDGVILDGNSSIDESMLTGESVPVFKKVGSEVIGGSINGDGSVVVEIKKIGNDSFLSKVISLVEQAQSTKSKTQNLADRFATWLTIIALFGGFITLLIWLYISNFGFEFALERAVTVMVIACPHALGLAVPLVVAVSTSLSARNGLLIRNRASFERSRNLDAIIFDKTGTLTEGKFGVTDTVSLNSEYTADEILKYAASLESYSEHPIAKGVVESAKDRYDVENFKSLPGRGVKGKINQHDVMVVSQAYLKEINNDVTDKSIEKLFSQGKTMVFLTVDNVVVGAIALADIIREESKEAVTNFKSMGIRCIMITGDRKEVAEWVAKEVGVDQYYAEILPEDKAIKIHEIQSEGLVVAMTGDGINDAPALAQADLGIAIGAGTDVAIEAGDVVLVRSNPLDAVYIIKLAKSTYRKMFENLVWGAGYNIFAIPLAAGVLYSVGILLTPAAGVILMSVSTIIVAINSRTLKIQK; the protein is encoded by the coding sequence ATGGATCATGATGGTTCTATGGATATGGGGCATGCTGATCATGAAACTATGGGTAAATGTGTAGTCTGTGGAGGGGATCTTGATGAGAAACACAGACTCAAAGGTGGCCATGTACACTCTAACATGATCGATGATTTAAAAAAGAGATTTTGGATATCATTGATATTTACTGTGCCAATCCTTGCTTTATCTCCAACGATTCAAGAGTTAGTGGGATTGAATAATTCATTTACATTTACTGGTGATTTATTTCTTCTTTTCATATTAGCTTCATTTGTTTATTTTTATGGCGGTTATCCATTTTTTAAAGGATTTTATAGTGAAATTGTATCAAGAAAACCTGGAATGGACATGTTGATATCTGTTGCCATTACCAGTGCTTACATCTACAGTAGTGCAGTAGTGTTTGGACTCAACGGAGAAGTATTTTTCTGGGAGCTTGCAACCCTAATTGATATAATGCTCATTGGACACTGGTTAGAGATGAGGTCAGTTATGGGTGCGTCCCAGGCACTTGAAGAACTCGTTAAACTCATGCCTAAAAAGGCCCATAAAATCCTGACTGATAAAAGTACTAGTGACGTTCCATTGGCTGAACTCCAAATTAATGACCATGTACTTGTTAAGCCTGGAGAAAAGGTACCTGTGGACGGTGTTATCTTAGATGGTAACTCATCAATAGATGAATCCATGCTTACAGGTGAATCTGTTCCTGTGTTTAAAAAAGTCGGTTCTGAAGTTATTGGTGGATCTATAAATGGGGATGGGTCTGTTGTTGTTGAAATTAAAAAGATCGGTAATGATTCATTTCTGTCTAAGGTTATATCTTTGGTTGAGCAAGCTCAATCAACTAAGTCCAAGACTCAAAATCTTGCTGACCGCTTTGCAACCTGGCTTACTATAATTGCTTTGTTTGGTGGTTTCATAACACTTTTAATTTGGTTATATATCTCGAATTTTGGTTTTGAATTTGCTCTTGAGAGGGCAGTGACTGTGATGGTTATTGCATGTCCCCATGCATTAGGTCTTGCTGTACCGTTAGTTGTAGCTGTTTCAACTTCTTTATCTGCCAGAAATGGGCTTTTAATTAGAAATCGTGCATCTTTTGAAAGGTCTAGAAATTTAGATGCCATAATATTTGACAAAACAGGTACTTTAACAGAAGGCAAATTTGGTGTTACAGATACTGTGTCTTTAAACAGTGAATACACAGCTGATGAAATTTTAAAATATGCAGCATCTCTAGAGTCCTATTCGGAACATCCCATTGCTAAAGGAGTTGTTGAATCCGCAAAGGATAGATACGATGTTGAAAATTTTAAGTCTTTACCTGGAAGGGGTGTTAAAGGTAAAATTAACCAACATGATGTTATGGTAGTTAGTCAAGCCTATTTAAAAGAGATCAACAACGATGTAACTGACAAATCCATTGAAAAGCTTTTCTCTCAAGGTAAAACCATGGTTTTTTTAACTGTGGATAACGTGGTTGTAGGTGCAATTGCATTGGCAGATATCATACGAGAAGAATCTAAAGAAGCTGTGACTAATTTTAAGTCCATGGGAATCCGTTGCATTATGATAACTGGAGATAGAAAAGAAGTTGCTGAGTGGGTGGCTAAAGAGGTGGGGGTTGATCAGTACTACGCTGAAATTTTACCTGAAGATAAAGCCATCAAGATTCATGAAATTCAATCTGAAGGGTTGGTAGTTGCCATGACCGGAGATGGGATTAATGATGCACCGGCACTTGCACAGGCAGATCTAGGGATAGCAATTGGAGCAGGTACTGATGTTGCCATAGAAGCTGGGGATGTTGTTTTAGTGAGGAGCAATCCCCTGGATGCTGTTTACATAATCAAGCTTGCCAAATCTACATATAGAAAAATGTTTGAGAATCTAGTTTGGGGTGCTGGATACAACATTTTTGCCATACCCCTAGCTGCAGGAGTACTTTACAGTGTGGGAATTTTATTAACACCTGCAGCAGGAGTTATATTGATGTCGGTAAGTACCATAATAGTGGCTATAAATTCGAGAACACTTAAAATTCAAAAATAA